In uncultured Cohaesibacter sp., a genomic segment contains:
- the xylA gene encoding xylose isomerase, giving the protein MMTDFFGSLSKIQYEGPDSDNPLAFHHYNPDEIVMGKSLKDHLRFAVAYWHSFAWEGGDPFGGRTFDRPWFGDEMAKAKLKADVAFELFDLLGAPFFCFHDADVRPEGRNFAESLSNLNEIVDYFEEKMATSETKLLWGTANMFSNRRFMSGASTNPDPDVYAYSAATVKSCMDATFRLGGQNYVLWGGREGYETLLNTDLKKELDHMGRFLNMVVDYKHKIGFKGTILVEPKPQEPSKHQYDFDAATCIGFLRKYGLEGEVKLNLEQGHAILAGHSFEHEIAVATADGMLGSIDMNRNDYQSGWDTDQFPNNTPEVALAYYHILKSGGFTTGGTNFDAKVRRQSLDPEDLVAAHIGGMDICARGLKAAAAMLEDGGLEKALNDRYADWETDVNKDMLAKGSLESITERVLKEDINPLPRSGRQEILENLVNRFV; this is encoded by the coding sequence ATCATGACGGACTTTTTCGGCTCCCTGTCCAAAATCCAGTATGAAGGCCCGGACAGCGACAACCCGCTTGCCTTCCACCACTACAATCCCGATGAAATCGTGATGGGCAAGAGCCTCAAGGATCATCTGCGCTTTGCCGTCGCCTACTGGCACAGCTTCGCATGGGAAGGCGGCGACCCGTTCGGCGGACGCACCTTCGATCGCCCCTGGTTCGGCGATGAAATGGCCAAGGCCAAGCTGAAGGCCGACGTGGCATTTGAACTGTTCGACCTGCTCGGCGCACCGTTCTTCTGCTTCCATGACGCAGATGTCCGCCCGGAAGGCCGGAATTTTGCCGAGAGCCTTTCCAACCTCAACGAAATCGTCGACTATTTTGAAGAGAAGATGGCAACCTCGGAGACCAAGCTGCTGTGGGGCACCGCCAACATGTTCTCCAACCGCCGCTTCATGTCGGGTGCATCCACCAACCCGGATCCGGACGTCTATGCCTATAGCGCAGCGACCGTCAAGAGCTGCATGGACGCAACCTTCCGTCTGGGTGGCCAGAACTATGTGCTCTGGGGTGGCCGTGAAGGCTATGAAACCCTGCTCAATACCGACCTGAAAAAAGAGCTGGACCATATGGGCCGCTTCCTCAACATGGTCGTCGACTACAAGCACAAGATCGGCTTCAAGGGCACCATTCTGGTCGAACCGAAACCGCAGGAACCATCCAAGCATCAGTATGACTTCGATGCCGCCACCTGCATCGGCTTCCTGCGCAAATACGGGCTGGAAGGCGAAGTCAAACTGAACCTCGAACAGGGCCACGCCATTCTCGCCGGTCACAGCTTCGAGCATGAAATCGCGGTTGCCACAGCCGACGGCATGCTCGGCTCCATCGACATGAACCGCAACGACTATCAGTCCGGATGGGATACCGATCAGTTCCCCAACAACACGCCGGAAGTCGCCCTTGCCTACTATCACATCCTGAAGTCCGGCGGCTTCACAACAGGTGGCACCAACTTCGACGCCAAGGTGCGCCGTCAATCGCTTGATCCGGAAGATCTGGTTGCAGCCCATATCGGCGGCATGGACATCTGTGCCCGTGGCCTCAAGGCAGCTGCCGCAATGCTCGAAGATGGCGGACTGGAAAAAGCCCTCAACGACCGCTATGCCGACTGGGAAACGGATGTCAACAAGGACATGCTCGCCAAGGGATCGCTGGAAAGCATCACCGAGCGCGTCCTCAAGGAAGACATCAACCCGCTGCCACGCTCCGGCAGACAGGAAATTCTGGAAAATCTGGTCAACCGCTTCGTTTGA
- a CDS encoding acyl-[ACP]--phospholipid O-acyltransferase, protein MRRHLMISKRFAPLFWTQFLSAFNDNFLRYSQAFLILLQLQGDEAASLVTLAGAIFMLPFLILSALGGELADKYDKGWLAERLKLFEIGAALVAVVGIFLSSVPISMLALFLFGVISALFGPIKYGILPDLMGRRDLPAANAWVEGATFIAILGGTIAAGFVAEDGIDARVFAPVMLVLSIGCWLVSRQIPRTGFRNADLRVSANIFASTVRQVRDLHADKRLWRSAMFISWFWLMGAVMTALVPSFVDQIMGGSPLVVTIYMVDFAVCVAIGSAIAAWLCSGRVVLLPAPFGAALMAFFCMQLSWVLTQIETPIVADNVFDFFTHTAAIRVAIDLGGLAISGALLVVPSFTALQSWARRDHRARVVAATNIVNAGFIFASGVAIAAFQATGLSASHVLTTLAVANIVVAWMMVHYMPTNPLWDLVNILFRTFSRLEVEGRENLDKAGKSPILAFNHVSFLDGPLAMAITEEEPIFAIDAKTAESWWMHPFMRFFKFLVLEPSQPIATEAVVDALQSGNSLVIFPEGRVSATGGLMKVYDVAAMAAEMTGSKVVPIRIEGLERSYSTAIEPGNVRRQFFPKVKVTILEPVELDVPSSFKGRKRRMAAGALLQRVMSELVLRTTNVDMTVLENVIKVAHGVGMRRVTLEDPFSGKMTYGRLLTAARVLGTHFARDFAEEERIGVLLPNANGTAAVILGLMSAGKVPAMLNFSTGVANMISSCRTAQLKKVLTSRSFIEQGKLEEMVERLSEHVEIVWVDDLKDKTGWREKLSGLVNRSRPLVNRRADDPAFILFTSGSEGLPKGVVLTHRNLLANIAQAAAAIDFNMGDVAFNVLPMFHCFGLTVGTILPLIHAIPVYLYPSPLHYRVIPELVYGTNATLFFGTDTFLNGYARTAHPFDFRSVRYCISGAEAVKAPTRELFMQRFGVRLLEGYGVTETAPVIAVNTPIFNKVGTVGKALPGVKTKLGPVPGLKEGGRLLIKGDNVMAGYLSADNPGELIPPPDGWHDTGDIVTIDEEGYIKIIGRAKRFADIAGEKVSLAAVEVVAFDLWPDFLSAAARLPDVKKGERIVLVTNNPDADLSTFARFAKGRGEADILVPAELIIGEVPVLATGKVDLASVQKWVEEIKGEKCH, encoded by the coding sequence ATGCGTCGCCATTTGATGATCTCCAAACGGTTTGCTCCTCTGTTCTGGACGCAATTCCTGTCAGCCTTTAACGATAATTTTCTGCGCTATTCGCAGGCTTTTCTCATTCTTCTTCAGTTGCAGGGGGACGAGGCTGCGTCGCTGGTCACGCTGGCCGGGGCCATCTTCATGCTGCCGTTTCTCATCCTGTCGGCGCTCGGGGGGGAGCTTGCCGACAAATATGACAAGGGCTGGCTGGCAGAACGCCTGAAGCTGTTTGAAATCGGCGCTGCGTTGGTCGCCGTTGTCGGCATCTTCCTGTCGTCGGTGCCGATCTCGATGCTGGCGCTGTTTCTGTTTGGCGTCATCTCGGCGCTGTTCGGACCCATCAAATATGGCATCCTGCCCGATCTCATGGGGCGGCGGGATCTGCCTGCAGCCAACGCATGGGTTGAGGGCGCGACCTTCATCGCCATTCTCGGGGGTACAATTGCCGCCGGGTTCGTTGCCGAAGACGGTATTGATGCGCGGGTGTTCGCACCGGTCATGCTGGTGCTGTCGATCGGTTGCTGGCTGGTCAGCCGCCAGATTCCCCGCACCGGTTTCCGCAATGCCGATCTGCGTGTGTCGGCCAATATCTTTGCCTCCACGGTGCGGCAGGTGAGGGATCTGCATGCTGACAAGCGCCTGTGGCGTTCGGCGATGTTCATTTCCTGGTTCTGGCTGATGGGGGCGGTGATGACGGCACTTGTCCCGAGCTTTGTCGACCAGATCATGGGCGGCAGCCCGCTCGTCGTGACGATCTACATGGTCGACTTCGCGGTCTGCGTGGCCATCGGCTCGGCGATCGCCGCCTGGCTATGTTCCGGCCGCGTCGTGTTGCTGCCGGCCCCTTTCGGTGCGGCGCTGATGGCCTTCTTCTGCATGCAGCTCTCCTGGGTGCTGACCCAGATCGAGACGCCCATTGTCGCGGACAATGTCTTTGACTTCTTCACCCATACGGCAGCCATCCGGGTGGCCATCGATCTGGGCGGACTGGCAATCTCGGGTGCGCTGTTGGTGGTGCCGAGCTTTACGGCGCTGCAGAGCTGGGCGCGGCGCGATCATCGGGCCCGTGTCGTCGCGGCAACCAACATCGTCAACGCCGGGTTCATCTTTGCTTCGGGGGTTGCCATCGCGGCCTTTCAGGCAACCGGGCTCAGCGCTTCGCACGTGCTGACAACGCTGGCTGTGGCCAACATTGTCGTCGCCTGGATGATGGTCCATTACATGCCGACCAACCCCCTCTGGGATCTGGTCAATATCCTGTTTCGCACCTTCTCGCGGCTGGAGGTCGAAGGGCGGGAGAATCTCGACAAGGCGGGAAAATCGCCCATTCTGGCCTTCAACCATGTGAGCTTTCTGGATGGTCCGTTGGCGATGGCCATCACCGAGGAGGAGCCGATTTTTGCCATTGATGCGAAGACGGCGGAATCCTGGTGGATGCATCCTTTCATGCGCTTCTTCAAGTTTCTGGTACTGGAGCCATCCCAGCCAATCGCGACCGAAGCCGTGGTTGATGCCCTGCAAAGTGGCAATTCCCTTGTGATCTTCCCCGAGGGGCGCGTGTCGGCGACCGGCGGGTTGATGAAGGTCTACGACGTGGCCGCCATGGCGGCCGAGATGACCGGATCCAAGGTGGTGCCCATTCGTATAGAAGGACTGGAGCGTAGCTACTCGACGGCCATCGAACCGGGTAACGTCCGCCGCCAGTTCTTCCCCAAGGTGAAAGTGACGATCCTTGAGCCGGTCGAGCTGGATGTGCCGTCGAGTTTCAAGGGCCGCAAGCGCCGCATGGCGGCTGGTGCGTTGTTGCAGCGGGTCATGTCCGAGCTTGTGCTGCGCACCACCAATGTGGACATGACGGTGCTTGAAAATGTCATCAAGGTAGCCCATGGCGTGGGAATGCGGCGCGTGACCCTTGAGGATCCGTTCTCTGGCAAGATGACCTATGGCCGCCTGCTGACGGCTGCCCGCGTGCTCGGGACGCATTTTGCGCGCGACTTTGCTGAAGAGGAGAGGATCGGTGTGCTGTTGCCTAACGCCAATGGTACGGCCGCGGTGATCCTTGGCCTGATGTCCGCAGGCAAGGTGCCGGCGATGCTCAATTTCTCGACGGGCGTGGCCAACATGATATCGTCCTGCCGCACGGCGCAGCTCAAGAAGGTGCTGACGTCGCGTTCCTTCATCGAGCAGGGCAAGCTCGAAGAGATGGTCGAGAGGCTCTCCGAGCATGTGGAGATCGTCTGGGTGGATGATCTCAAGGACAAAACGGGATGGCGGGAGAAGCTGTCGGGGCTGGTCAACCGGTCCCGTCCGCTGGTCAACCGTAGGGCCGACGATCCAGCCTTCATTCTCTTTACATCCGGGTCAGAGGGACTGCCCAAGGGCGTGGTGCTGACACACCGGAACCTGCTTGCCAACATCGCGCAGGCCGCCGCCGCGATCGACTTCAACATGGGGGACGTGGCCTTCAACGTGTTGCCGATGTTCCATTGCTTCGGCTTGACGGTCGGTACGATCCTGCCCCTGATTCATGCGATCCCGGTCTATCTCTATCCCTCGCCGCTGCACTACCGGGTTATTCCCGAGCTGGTCTATGGCACCAACGCGACGCTGTTCTTCGGTACCGATACCTTCCTCAACGGCTATGCCCGGACGGCCCATCCGTTTGATTTCCGCAGCGTGCGCTATTGCATTTCCGGAGCCGAGGCGGTCAAGGCACCGACCCGGGAGCTGTTCATGCAGCGTTTCGGGGTGCGGTTGCTTGAAGGTTACGGCGTGACGGAAACCGCGCCGGTGATTGCCGTCAACACGCCTATCTTCAACAAGGTTGGCACCGTCGGCAAGGCCTTGCCCGGAGTGAAGACCAAGCTCGGCCCGGTGCCGGGGCTCAAGGAAGGCGGGCGTCTGCTGATCAAGGGCGACAATGTCATGGCCGGGTATCTGAGCGCCGACAATCCCGGTGAACTCATTCCGCCGCCAGATGGCTGGCATGATACGGGCGATATCGTCACGATCGACGAAGAGGGCTACATCAAGATCATCGGACGGGCCAAGCGCTTTGCCGATATCGCCGGTGAGAAGGTTTCGCTTGCTGCGGTCGAGGTGGTGGCCTTCGATCTGTGGCCGGACTTCCTGTCCGCTGCGGCGCGGCTGCCGGATGTGAAAAAAGGCGAGCGGATCGTTCTGGTCACCAACAATCCGGATGCCGATCTGTCGACATTTGCCCGCTTTGCCAAGGGGCGGGGGGAGGCCGACATTCTGGTTCCTGCCGAGCTGATCATTGGTGAGGTGCCGGTTCTGGCCACCGGCAAGGTCGATCTGGCCTCGGTGCAGAAATGGGTCGAGGAGATCAAGGGCGAAAAGTGTCATTGA
- a CDS encoding aldose epimerase family protein, whose product MSVEQFGVMPDGTPVQRATISGGGLTAKVLSYGTVLQDLRLEGHDKALVLGFDKFEDYLAYGSHFGATAGRVGNRIRDGHLELDGKTYQLDTNFLGKHTLHGGKKGMGVQVWTFDKVEDNAVHLSITLPDGEMGFPGNLTIKIVYSLLEGGVLDMMMTAETDATTLCNLAHHSYFNLDGDPTILDHMLQVDAEHYLEITDELIPTGKLLPVEGTSLDFRTTKRVGDATSVKAVDNNFCLKDSGGALRRVATLSSPKSGISMDVATTEPGVQGYDGVNMKPNTPNLDGVVKGQFGGFCLEPQIWPDAIHHPDFPSAILRPGETYSQHTQYIFKKG is encoded by the coding sequence ATGTCTGTTGAGCAATTTGGTGTAATGCCGGATGGCACCCCGGTCCAGCGCGCGACCATTTCGGGGGGCGGTCTGACTGCGAAGGTTCTTTCCTATGGTACGGTCCTTCAGGACCTGCGTCTTGAAGGTCATGACAAGGCGCTGGTGCTGGGATTCGACAAGTTCGAGGACTATCTGGCCTATGGCTCGCATTTCGGGGCAACGGCGGGCCGTGTGGGTAACCGGATTCGCGATGGCCATCTGGAACTGGACGGCAAGACCTATCAGCTGGACACCAACTTCCTTGGCAAGCACACCCTGCATGGTGGCAAGAAGGGCATGGGCGTTCAGGTCTGGACCTTCGACAAGGTGGAAGACAACGCCGTGCACCTGTCCATCACGCTGCCGGACGGCGAAATGGGCTTTCCGGGCAATCTGACCATCAAGATTGTCTATTCGCTGCTCGAAGGCGGTGTGCTGGACATGATGATGACCGCTGAAACCGACGCCACCACCCTGTGCAACCTTGCCCATCACAGCTATTTCAACCTTGATGGCGATCCGACCATTCTGGACCATATGCTGCAGGTGGATGCCGAACACTATCTGGAAATCACCGACGAGCTGATCCCGACCGGCAAGCTTTTGCCGGTGGAAGGCACAAGCCTTGATTTCCGCACCACCAAGCGCGTTGGCGATGCCACCAGCGTCAAGGCTGTCGACAACAATTTCTGTCTCAAGGATTCCGGTGGTGCGCTGCGCCGCGTGGCGACCCTTTCCAGTCCGAAGTCGGGCATCAGCATGGATGTCGCAACGACCGAGCCGGGCGTTCAGGGGTATGACGGGGTCAACATGAAACCGAATACGCCAAACCTTGATGGGGTCGTCAAGGGGCAGTTCGGCGGCTTTTGCCTTGAACCGCAAATCTGGCCGGATGCCATTCACCATCCGGACTTCCCGTCTGCCATTCTGCGACCGGGCGAAACCTATTCCCAGCACACCCAGTATATTTTCAAAAAGGGCTGA
- a CDS encoding ROK family transcriptional regulator, producing MARIDIANATGMSPATVTSITAELIATGLIEEVQRDADTGQSKRGRPRVDLKLRGEAHVVAGMKLTGRSISAVVLNLEGKQLGKAQVPMPRPPIDRAALCRIIPEVIEKVSASAGMKPEDLSAVGIGLPGTIQATEGFVDWCPLFKDQEFNLKHLMEEILPMPVFVENDANSVAIAELWFGFGRDVPDFLVVTIEQGVGLGIVLNGQIFRGTQGFGAEFGHTKVQSEGALCRCGQRGCLEAYVADYALLREANLFKHWEDGTTEEEKLIQLFAASKAGDQMARSIFDRASRMFSMGLANLVNLFDPAMVILSGEQMQFDYLYAQHVFEMVRSSTIQKGHHEPEIRIHKWGDMMWAKGAAAYALEEIVRLAIDQMGNSETVA from the coding sequence ATGGCCCGAATCGACATTGCCAACGCCACAGGCATGAGCCCGGCGACAGTGACCTCGATCACGGCAGAGCTGATCGCCACGGGCCTTATCGAGGAAGTCCAGCGCGACGCAGACACCGGCCAATCCAAGCGTGGTCGCCCAAGAGTGGACCTGAAACTGCGCGGTGAAGCCCATGTCGTGGCGGGAATGAAGCTGACGGGCCGCAGCATCAGCGCCGTTGTCCTCAATCTCGAAGGCAAGCAGCTGGGCAAGGCACAGGTGCCAATGCCCCGACCGCCAATCGATCGTGCCGCCCTGTGCAGGATCATTCCCGAAGTCATTGAAAAGGTGTCGGCCTCAGCGGGCATGAAACCGGAAGACCTGTCGGCAGTCGGCATCGGTCTGCCCGGCACCATTCAGGCCACGGAAGGCTTCGTTGACTGGTGTCCGCTGTTCAAGGATCAGGAATTCAACCTCAAGCATTTGATGGAAGAGATCCTGCCAATGCCGGTGTTCGTTGAAAACGACGCCAACTCCGTTGCCATCGCTGAACTCTGGTTCGGCTTCGGGCGTGATGTTCCGGACTTTCTGGTAGTCACCATCGAACAGGGTGTCGGCCTCGGCATCGTATTGAACGGCCAGATTTTCCGCGGCACGCAAGGGTTTGGTGCCGAGTTCGGCCACACCAAGGTTCAGTCGGAAGGTGCCCTATGTCGCTGCGGCCAGCGCGGCTGTCTGGAAGCCTATGTGGCCGATTATGCCCTTTTGCGCGAAGCCAATCTCTTCAAGCATTGGGAAGATGGCACCACCGAGGAAGAAAAGCTCATCCAGCTGTTTGCCGCCTCGAAAGCCGGCGACCAGATGGCCCGCTCCATCTTCGACCGCGCCAGCCGCATGTTCTCTATGGGCCTTGCCAATCTGGTCAACCTGTTCGACCCGGCGATGGTCATCCTGTCGGGCGAGCAGATGCAGTTCGACTATCTCTACGCTCAGCATGTCTTTGAAATGGTTCGCTCTTCGACCATCCAGAAAGGCCACCACGAACCTGAGATCCGCATTCACAAATGGGGTGACATGATGTGGGCCAAGGGCGCGGCAGCCTATGCTCTGGAAGAAATCGTCCGCCTCGCGATCGACCAGATGGGCAACAGCGAAACAGTCGCCTGA
- a CDS encoding SLC13 family permease, with product MTLDQVIVLLLLLLVFIGFFKEFYPPEVTALGASGALLALGIIDTKDFLSVFSSSAPITIAMMFIISAALERTGVLSLLGDLLKRQAKGSLLRALLMMMIGTIIISAFMNNTPVVILLTPVMISVATSVGVSPSRFLMPLSYSAIFGGTLTLVGTSTNILMSSIAKEAGQPPLSMFEMTLPGLVFAFVGMIYMLFLGRYLIPDRTTLSGLLGHSAKRRFMARLLIPSRSRYIGKHVAELPFNKTQTAVVDVIRGELSLRDNLRQVELMAGDRVVVKTDTGEILGLRDDGQVAFQDFSGQDLEPVAVGQTVQLEASIGPTSSLLGKTISSLHLRRRYGVYLMAVHRQNENITAGGDSLRLQFADTLLLEGPPDGIQRLVEEAGVVNLTAPTTKAIRRDKAPLAVLAILAVMILAAFDVMPIAGLAIIGAVFVMMTRCIDPEEAFDAIDWRILFLIFGMLGMSMGLEQTGAARVIVETAVGLVGDAGPYVILAIVYVLTSTLTEMISNNAVAVLIGPIVIGLAQQLGLDPRPFIIAVMFAASASFATPIGYQTNTFIYSAGGYRFRDFLLVGLPLNVMFAALAIVVIPFFFPF from the coding sequence ATGACCCTTGATCAAGTCATAGTTCTGCTGCTGCTGCTGCTTGTCTTCATTGGCTTCTTTAAGGAATTCTATCCGCCTGAAGTGACCGCCCTTGGCGCGTCCGGCGCCCTGTTGGCGCTGGGCATCATCGACACCAAGGATTTCTTGTCGGTCTTCAGTTCCAGCGCCCCCATTACCATCGCCATGATGTTCATCATCTCCGCAGCGCTGGAGCGCACCGGGGTGCTGTCTTTGCTGGGGGATCTGCTCAAGCGACAGGCAAAGGGGTCGCTTCTGCGGGCGCTACTGATGATGATGATCGGCACCATCATCATTTCGGCTTTCATGAACAATACGCCAGTGGTCATCCTGCTGACACCGGTGATGATTTCCGTTGCGACCAGCGTCGGGGTGTCGCCGTCGCGGTTTCTGATGCCGCTGTCCTATTCTGCCATCTTCGGTGGCACCCTGACGCTGGTGGGCACATCGACGAACATCCTGATGAGCAGCATCGCCAAAGAAGCTGGCCAACCGCCGCTCTCCATGTTCGAAATGACCCTGCCAGGGCTGGTCTTTGCCTTTGTCGGCATGATCTACATGCTGTTTCTTGGCCGCTATCTCATTCCCGATCGGACGACCCTGTCGGGGCTTCTGGGACATTCGGCCAAGCGGCGGTTCATGGCGCGGCTGCTCATCCCCTCCCGTTCGCGCTATATCGGCAAGCATGTTGCCGAGCTGCCCTTCAACAAGACCCAGACGGCGGTGGTCGATGTCATTCGCGGCGAGCTGTCCTTGCGCGACAATCTGCGTCAGGTCGAGCTGATGGCCGGTGATCGGGTTGTCGTGAAAACCGACACGGGCGAGATTCTCGGGTTGCGGGATGACGGGCAGGTGGCGTTTCAGGATTTCTCCGGTCAGGATCTGGAACCGGTGGCTGTCGGCCAGACGGTGCAGCTGGAGGCAAGCATCGGGCCGACCTCGTCGCTGCTTGGCAAGACGATCAGCTCGCTGCATCTGCGCCGCCGCTATGGCGTCTATCTGATGGCCGTGCATCGGCAGAATGAAAACATCACGGCGGGCGGCGACAGCCTGCGCCTGCAGTTTGCTGATACCCTGCTGCTCGAGGGGCCACCCGATGGCATTCAGCGCCTTGTCGAGGAGGCGGGAGTGGTCAATTTGACGGCGCCGACGACCAAGGCCATCCGCCGCGACAAGGCACCGCTTGCGGTCCTCGCCATCCTTGCGGTGATGATCCTTGCGGCCTTTGACGTGATGCCAATTGCCGGGCTTGCGATCATCGGGGCGGTGTTTGTCATGATGACGCGCTGTATCGACCCTGAAGAGGCGTTTGATGCCATCGACTGGCGGATCCTTTTCCTGATCTTCGGCATGTTGGGCATGAGCATGGGGCTGGAACAGACCGGTGCCGCAAGGGTTATTGTCGAGACCGCCGTCGGTCTGGTGGGGGATGCCGGGCCTTATGTCATTCTGGCCATCGTCTATGTGCTGACGTCGACACTGACCGAGATGATCAGCAACAATGCGGTAGCGGTACTCATCGGCCCGATCGTGATCGGGCTGGCGCAACAGCTGGGGCTTGATCCCCGGCCTTTCATCATTGCCGTGATGTTTGCCGCTTCAGCGAGCTTTGCCACGCCGATTGGCTATCAGACAAACACCTTCATCTATAGTGCCGGTGGCTATCGCTTCCGGGATTTCCTGCTGGTCGGCCTGCCGCTCAATGTGATGTTTGCCGCCTTGGCCATTGTCGTGATCCCGTTCTTCTTTCCCTTCTGA
- the xylB gene encoding xylulokinase, with protein MYLGIDLGTSGVKVLIMSEDQQIIASTNQSLTVSRPASGWSEQDPQSWILATAAAFDELAASRPDAIRQVKAIGLSGQMHGATMLDETDNPVAPCILWNDTRSHAEAARLDATPGFRELTGNIVFPGFTAPKLAWMQNNKPELFEKIRKVLLPKDYLRLWLTGDHVSDYSDSAGTSWLDVGKRVWSPDLLAATGLDLSHMPALAESTESTGTIRKELVERWGFSADVIVAGGAGDNAASAIATGIVGEGDAFISLGTSGVIYAAIDSYRPLPQSAVHTFCHSTANHWCHMAVILAATDALNWYANLVGSKAADLTRALGDEITAPGSTMFFPYLGGERTPHNDASIRGAFIGLSHPDDRAVLTRAVLEGISYAFKDGIKALEAAGTNLSRLIAVGGGSSSDYWLSLLATILNKQIDRPEDGDFGGAFGAARMGLVAATKGNPSDLCKMPAIEKSFYPNKALQDSFEPVYARYAAAYSSLKEL; from the coding sequence ATGTATTTGGGAATTGATCTGGGCACCTCTGGTGTCAAGGTGCTGATCATGTCTGAAGATCAGCAGATCATAGCCTCGACCAACCAGTCCCTGACAGTGTCACGACCGGCTTCAGGCTGGAGCGAACAGGATCCGCAGAGCTGGATTCTGGCAACAGCAGCAGCGTTTGACGAACTCGCCGCGTCTCGCCCCGATGCCATCCGGCAGGTGAAGGCCATCGGCCTTTCGGGCCAGATGCACGGCGCCACCATGCTGGACGAAACGGACAATCCCGTTGCCCCCTGCATTCTGTGGAACGACACCCGCAGCCACGCCGAAGCCGCAAGGCTCGATGCGACCCCCGGCTTTCGCGAGCTGACCGGCAACATCGTCTTCCCCGGCTTCACAGCGCCAAAGCTTGCCTGGATGCAGAACAACAAGCCCGAGCTGTTCGAGAAAATCCGCAAGGTTCTGCTGCCCAAGGACTATCTCCGTCTCTGGCTGACCGGTGACCATGTGTCGGACTATTCCGACAGCGCCGGAACCTCCTGGCTGGATGTCGGCAAGCGGGTATGGTCCCCCGACCTGCTTGCCGCCACCGGGCTTGATCTGTCCCACATGCCAGCGCTGGCTGAAAGCACCGAAAGCACCGGCACCATCCGCAAGGAGCTGGTTGAACGCTGGGGCTTTTCCGCAGACGTGATTGTAGCCGGTGGCGCAGGTGACAATGCCGCCTCGGCCATCGCCACGGGCATTGTCGGCGAAGGCGACGCCTTCATCTCGCTGGGCACCAGCGGCGTCATCTATGCCGCCATCGACAGCTATCGTCCGCTGCCCCAGAGCGCCGTGCACACCTTCTGCCATTCCACGGCCAACCACTGGTGCCACATGGCTGTCATTCTGGCAGCCACCGATGCTCTCAACTGGTACGCCAATCTGGTCGGCTCCAAGGCTGCCGATCTCACACGAGCCCTGGGCGACGAGATCACCGCGCCGGGTTCGACCATGTTTTTTCCCTATCTAGGTGGCGAGCGCACACCTCATAACGACGCCAGCATTCGCGGTGCCTTTATCGGGCTCTCCCACCCGGATGACCGGGCTGTCCTCACCCGAGCCGTCCTTGAAGGCATTTCCTACGCTTTCAAGGACGGCATAAAGGCCCTTGAAGCGGCAGGCACCAACCTCAGCCGTCTCATCGCCGTGGGGGGCGGCTCTTCTTCGGACTACTGGCTCTCGCTGCTTGCCACCATCCTGAACAAGCAGATCGACCGGCCCGAAGACGGTGATTTCGGCGGAGCCTTCGGCGCTGCCCGCATGGGTCTTGTGGCAGCAACGAAGGGCAATCCTTCCGATCTGTGCAAGATGCCAGCCATTGAAAAAAGCTTTTATCCTAACAAGGCCCTGCAAGACAGCTTCGAACCTGTCTATGCCCGTTACGCAGCCGCCTACTCATCCCTGAAGGAACTCTGA